A stretch of Megalobrama amblycephala isolate DHTTF-2021 linkage group LG14, ASM1881202v1, whole genome shotgun sequence DNA encodes these proteins:
- the LOC125245724 gene encoding gastrula zinc finger protein XlCGF57.1-like, which translates to MEFIKEESEDIKIEETFRVKQENTETQTEMMVLKEESQELNEVEEKDQCDEDHDFMTGEKSTQTEKTTLIKREAKTHVCNQCGKSFIKKPHLTVHMRTHTGEKPYTCQHCGQSFTQKENFKSHLRIHTGEKPFICPQCGQGFAQKQNLTVHMRIHSGEKPYTCQHCGQSFARKENFNSHIRIHTGVKPYTCQQCGHSFTQKQQLTVHLRTHTGEKPFTCQQCGQSFAHKGNFDYHMRSHTGERPFTCKVCEKSYSQKEYLKSHMRVHTGEKPFICAQCGKSFSRKVYLNQHMKTHLRVNGFTCHQCGRNFTDSDRLEKHLITHTKEKPYVCHHCGKSCLTKSVLEVHVRVHTGEKPFTCLQCGKSFIHKGNLNIHMRLHTGERPYTCPQCEMSFKYHKDMKCHLQTHS; encoded by the exons atggagtttattaaagaggagagtgaagacattAAGATTGAAGAAACTTTCAGAGTGAAACAAGAAAATACTGAGACACAAACAG aGATGATGgtactgaaagaagaaagtcaagaATTGAATGAAGTAGAAGAGAAAGATCAGTGTGATGAAGATCATGATTTCATGACTGGAGAAAAATCCACACAGACTGAAAAGACTACATTAATAAAAAGAGAAGCTAAGACACATGTATGcaatcagtgtggaaagagttttattaaaaaaccacaccTTACTGttcacatgagaactcacactggagagaagccttacacctgccaacattGTGGACAGAGTTTTACACAGAAAGAAAACTTTAAGTCCCACTTAAgaattcacaccggagagaagcctttcatctgccctcagtgtggacaGGGTtttgctcaaaaacaaaaccttactgtacacatgagaattcacagcGGAGAGAAGCCTTATACCTGCCAACATTGTGGACAGAGTTTTGCACGTAAAGAAAACTTTAATTCCCACATCAGAATTCACACCGGAGTGAaaccttacacctgccaacagtgtggacacAGTTTTACTCAAAAACAACAGCTTACTGTACACCTGAGAACTCACACCGgggagaagcctttcacctgccaacagtgtggacagagttttGCACATAAAGGAAACTTTGATTACCACATGAGaagtcacactggagagagaccTTTCACCTGTAAAGTGTGTGAGAAGAGCTACTCACAAAAAGAATATCTTAAGtctcacatgagagttcacactggagagaaaccattCATATGtgctcagtgtggaaagagtttcagtcgtAAAGTATACCTTAATCAGCACATGAAGACTCACTTGAGAGTAAACGGTTTTACATGCCATCAGTGTGGAAGGAATTTCACAGACAGCGATCGCCTTGAGAAGCATTTAATAACTCACACCAAAGAGAAGCCTTATGTGTGCCATCACTGTGGAAAGAGTTGCTTAACCAAATCAGTCCTTGAGGTTCAcgtgagagttcacactggagagaagcctttcacctgccttcagtgtggaaagagtttcatacATAAAGGAAACCTTAACATTCACATGAGGCTTCACACAGGAGAGAGGCCTTACACATGTCCTCAGTGTGAGATGAGTTTCAAATATCACAAAGACATGAAATGTCATTTGCAAACTCATTCCTGA
- the LOC125245716 gene encoding extracellular calcium-sensing receptor, whose translation MKMPVLQVVHLVFSFLYPIQSNSEADCKLWKDLDSTVVYKEGHVVLAGMFPIHSKGVDQELNFRSPPDQRKCRGFNMRVFRWSQSMIFFIEEINRDPTLLPNITLGYRLYDTCGLTALSLRTALSVVSQPMKRSSSGECSSPSIPIIIGDSGSTLSMAISRVLNLFRIPLVSYFASCACLSDKHQFPYFFRTIPSDVYQANALARLVKHFGWTWVGTMGADDAYGRTGIDLFTTAVTQLGVCVAYRVIIPKLPTQQQLQDIVKTIRDSTARVLVVFAIEEDIKPVVDEIIRQNVTGKQWVASEAWVTSTLISTEENYPSLSGTIGFAIRRAEIPGFKQFLESVQPLAEPYNAFAREFWETQFQCSLNTRLPAPSTTEQVHYSHSCTGTERVQDIHSIYNDVSELRVTYNMHKAVYAVAHALHNLLQCQREKGSGLTQQCPDIHNLQPWQVVEVLRKVNYTNMFGDLIHFDKNGDPAGSYDIVNWQRGSDEGPVQYVTVGRFDSSLSTAQQLVLNQDKIIWHGGTKKIPVSVCSASCPQGYRKVTREGQPVCCYDCVLCAEGSISNTTDQPECMLCPEDFWSNQRRNLCVPKQIEFLSYSEAFGMILAAIAILGAVAAMTVAAIFFRHRDTPLVRANNSELSFLLLISLTLCFICALTFLGQPSRWACPLRRTAFGLTFALCLSCLLSKTLVVLMAFKATLPGNNTARWFRPPQQRLGVFFCSVLQGGVCVAWLVTAPPYPVKNTWLYRDRIILECHLGSVALFCCVLGYIGCLAAFCFILAFLARKLPDNFNEAKFITFSMLIFCAVWITFIPAYVSSPGKFTVAVEIFAILASSYGVLLCIFAPKCYIIIFMPERNSKKFLMHQK comes from the exons ATGAAGATGCCAGTCCTCCAGGTTGTACATTTGGTATTTTCTTTTCTCTACCCAATTCAAAGCAACTCAGAGGCAGACTGTAAACTCTGGAAGGACCTAGACTCAACTGTTGTCTATAAGGAGGGCCATGTAGTTCTGGCTGGGATGTTTCCCATCCACTCCAAAGGCGTCGACCAGGAGCTGAACTTTAGAAGTCCACCAGACCAAAGGAAATGTAGGGG GTTTAACATGCGAGTGTTCCGCTGGTCTCAGTCGATGATCTTTTTCATTGAGGAGATCAACCGAGACCCTACCCTTCTGCCAAACATCACACTGGGCTACAGGCTGTATGACACATGTGGGCTGACTGCTCTGTCTCTGAGGACTGCATTGTCTGTAGTCTCTCAACCCATGAAGAGGAGCAGTTCGGGGGAATGCTCCTCCCCGAGCATCCCCATCATTATTGGGGACTCTGGATCCACCCTGTCAATGGCCATCTCCAGAGTACTCAACCTGTTCCGCATCCCGCTG GTGAGTTATTTTGCCTCATGTGCTTGCCTAAGTGACAAGCACCAGTTCCCTTACTTCTTTCGCACAATTCCCAGTGATGTTTATCAGGCCAACGCTCTTGCTCGTCTGGTGAAGCACTTCGGATGGACTTGGGTGGGCACAATGGGAGCCGACGACGCTTATGGGCGCACAGGCATTGATCTGTTCACCACTGCTGTGACACAGTTGGGGGTGTGCGTGGCTTATCGAGTAATCATACCCAAACTGCCAACTCAACAACAGCTGCAGGATATCGTCAAGACCATTCGAGATTCCACAGCACGTGTTTTGGTGGTTTTTGCCATCGAGGAGGACATCAAACCAGTAGTGGATGAAATAATTCGGCAGAATGTGACTGGGAAGCAGTGGGTGGCCAGTGAAGCCTGGGTGACTTCCACTCTCATCTCCACTGAAGAGAACTATCCCTCACTAAGTGGCACCATCGGCTTCGCCATCCGCCGAGCTGAGATACCCGGCTTCAAACAATTCCTTGAAAGCGTACAGCCTCTGGCTGAGCCTTACAATGCATTCGCAAGGGAGTTCTGGGAAACACAGTTCCAGTGCTCATTAAACACAAGACTTCCTGCTCCCTCCACAACTGAACAAGTGCACTACAGCCATAGCTGTACTGGCACAGAGAGAGTCCAGGATATTCACAGTATCTACAATGATGTGTCCGAGCTCAGGGTGACATACAACATGCACAAGGCTGTTTACGCGGTGGCACATGCACTGCATAACCTGCTTCAGTGTCAAAGAGAGAAAGGGTCTGGCTTGACACAGCAGTGCCCGGATATTCATAACCTACAGCCATGGCAG GTTGTTGAGGTTCTGAGGAAAGTGAACTACACAAACATGTTTGGAGATTTGATCCACTTTGATAAGAACGGAGACCCTGCTGGATCATACGACATCGTGAACTGGCAGAGAGGGTCGGATGAGGGTCCGGTACAGTATGTTACAGTGGGTCGCTTTGACTCCTCTCTTTCGACAGCACAGCAGTTAGTGCTCAACCAGGACAAAATCATCTGGCATGGAGGAACTAAGAAG aTACCAGTGTCTGTGTGCTCTGCTAGTTGTCCACAGGGATACAGAAAGGTTACACGAGAGGGTCAGCCTGTGTGCTGCTATGACTGTGTGCTTTGTGCAGAGGGCAGCATCAGCAATACAACTG ATCAACCTGAATGCATGCTTTGCCCAGAAGACTTCTGGTCCAATCAGCGTCGCAACCTTTGTGTTCCCAAGCAGATCGAGTTCCTATCCTACTCAGAGGCTTTTGGCATGATCCTGGCAGCTATAGCCATTCTGGGTGCTGTTGCTGCAATGACAGTTGCTGCAATCTTCTTTCGCCATCGTGACACACCTCTGGTTCGGGCGAATAATTCAGAACTGAGCTTTCTGTTGCTGATTTCTCTCACTCTCTGCTTCATATGTGCACTAACCTTTCTGGGTCAGCCATCACGCTGGGCATGCCCTCTTAGACGGACTGCTTTTGGCTTGACCTTTGCTCTCTGCCTCTCCTGTCTCCTCAGTAAGACTCTAGTGGTGCTTATGGCCTTTAAAGCCACGTTGCCTGGTAACAACACTGCGCGTTGGTTTCGCCCCCCTCAGCAGAGACTGGGTGTGTTCTTTTGTTCGGTCCTGCAGGGTGGGGTTTGCGTGGCTTGGCTTGTCACAGCACCGCCATATCCAGTGAAGAACACCTGGCTGTACCGCGACCGGATCATTTTAGAATGTCACCTGGGTTCAGTCGCACTTTTCTGTTGTGTGTTGGGTTACATTGGCTGCTTAGCTGCCTTCTGCTTCATCCTGGCTTTTTTAGCCCGAAAATTGCCTGATAATTTTAATGAAGCCAAATTCATCACGTTTAGTATGCTTATATTCTGTGCTGTTTGGATCACCTTTATCCCAGCTTATGTGAGTTCCCCTGGGAAGTTTACTGTAGCTGTGGAGATATTTGCCATTTTAGCTTCTAGTTATGGAGTACTTTTGTGCATTTTTGCACCTAAATGTTACATCATTATTTTCATGCCTGAGAGGAATTCTAAAAAGTTTCTCATGCATCAAAAATGA
- the LOC125245717 gene encoding extracellular calcium-sensing receptor-like, which yields MAYSSLYVCVTVLFFSTLISSQLLQTCRLIRSTSDLPVLTSEGDIMIGALFSLHDTVLESPPSFTAEPHPTQCSGFNFRTFRWMQTMIFAIEEINRDKRLLANLTLGYKIYDSCSTPFHALRTALALMNGNEGGTGKPECRGRVPVVIGDGGSTLSLVVARFLGVFHVPQVSYFSSCACLSNKLEFPSFLRTMPSDFFQVDALAQLVQHFGWSWLGTFAGDDAYGRGGAQIFNDEVTKLGACIAFYEIIPKNHDQTEMSRIVKRIRETGTRVVLVFALEQDARALFWEALQQNLTGIQWLASEAWITAAVLSTPEFHSILQGSMGYAIRRADIPRLQPFLLRLHPSKYPQDPFVVQFWQEMFKCSLGTSTSIRPPCNGSEVLANTGNIYSDVSQLRISYNVYKAVYAIAHALDSMLHCEPGKGPFAGGSCPNSSSIQPWQLLDYLKHIHFTNDFGEETKFDRNGDPVAMYDLINWQLIGNGEVRYATVGRFDETMQPKLVIEEKNIIWNGNQRQVPISVCSTSCPPGTRKATRPNFPLCCFDCIICAAGEVSNQTDALECEKCLPEFWSNTRRDTCIPKLVEFLSYNDTMGITLLAVALLGSCFTLAVALIFVLKRHTPLVKANNSELSFLILSSLWLCFLCALAFIGQPTSWSCGLRHTAFGIAFSLCLSCILGKTMVVLMAFRATLPGTNVMKWFGPLQQRGIIFLCTAVQLVICCTWLSVAPPVPRKLMTRETARIILLCDVGSPLAFSLVLGYIGLLAAVCFLLAFFARKLPDNFNEAKFITFSMLIFCAVWIAFVPAYVSSPGKYTVAVEIFAILASSYGLLLCIFTPKCYIILLKPEKNTKRYLMSKSNSERKY from the exons ATGGCATATAGTAGTCTGTATGTTTGTGTGACAGTGTTGTTCTTCAGCACTTTGATCTCTTCACAGCTCCTTCAGACCTGTCGACTCATCCGCAGCACCTCAGACCTGCCTGTGCTAACCAGTGAAGGAGACATCATGATCGGCGCCCTCTTTTCTCTACACGACACTGTGCTGGAATCTCCTCCATCTTTTACTGCAGAGCCACATCCTACGCAGTGCTCAGG GTTTAATTTCCGAACCTTTCGATGGATGCAGACAATGATTTTTGCCATAGAGGAGATCAACAGAGACAAACGACTCCTAGCCAACTTAACTCTGGGTTATAAGATTTATGATTCATGCAGTACCCCTTTTCATGCCCTCCGCACAGCCTTGGCTCTAATGAATGGGAATGAAGGGGGTACAGGCAAACCAGAGTGCCGAGGCCGGGTGCCTGTTGTCATTGGTGATGGAGGATCCACATTATCCCTAGTGGTTGCACGCTTTCTGGGTGTTTTTCACGTTCCACAG GTAAGCTATTTCTCAAGCTGTGCATGTCTCAGTAATAAACTAGAGTTTCCTTCATTTCTGAGGACTATGCCTAGTGACTTTTTCCAAGTGGATGCTCTTGCACAGCTAGTGCAACACTTCGGTTGGAGCTGGTTAGGCACATTTGCAGGGGATGATGCTTATGGCCGTGGTGGGGCTCAAATTTTTAATGATGAAGTGACCAAACTAGGTGCATGTATCGCTTTTTATGAAATTATCCCAAAAAACCATGACCAAACAGAGATGTCCAGGATTGTAAAGAGGATCCGTGAGACGGGAACCCGTGTGGTGCTGGTCTTTGCTCTAGAGCAAGATGCAAGAGCTCTCTTCTGGGAGGCCCTTCAGCAAAACCTCACCGGTATTCAATGGTTGGCCAGCGAGGCCTGGATCACAGCAGCCGTCCTCTCCACTCCTGAATTCCACTCCATCCTTCAGGGCTCCATGGGCTATGCCATCCGCAGGGCTGATATACCTCGCCTGCAGCCTTTCCTGCTACGGCTACATCCCTCCAAATACCCACAGGACCCATTTGTTGTGCAGTTTTGGCAGGAGATGTTTAAGTGCTCTCTAGGCACAAGCACCTCAATTAGACCCCCCTGTAATGGCTCTGAAGTACTTGCCAATACAGGTAACATCTACTCGGATGTATCTCAGCTCAGAATCTCTTATAATGTTTATAAGGCAGTGTACGCCATTGCACACGCTCTGGATTCAATGCTGCACTGTGAACCTGGCAAAGGACCTTTTGCTGGGGGATCGTGCCCCAACTCCAGCAGCATACAGCCATGGCAG CTCCTGGATTATTTAAAGCATATCCACTTTACTAATGACTTTGGTGAGGAGACCAAGTTTGACAGAAATGGAGATCCTGTGGCCATGTATGATCTCATCAACTGGCAGCTCATTGGCAATGGAGAGGTGCGGTACGCCACTGTGGGGAGATTTGATGAAACGATGCAGCCTAAACTAGTGATTGAAGAGAAAAACATAATCTGGAATGGAAACCAGAGACAA GTCCCTATATCCGTCTGTAGCACCAGCTGTCCTCCAGGGACTAGAAAAGCTACCAGGCCAAACTTTCCTCTCTGCTGCTTTGATTGCATTATCTGTGCAGCTGGGGAGGTTAGCAATCAGACAG ATGCCTTAGAGTGTGAAAAGTGCCTCCCTGAGTTCTGGTCCAATACTAGACGAGACACCTGCATCCCAAAGCTGGTGGAGTTCCTTTCCTACAACGATACCATGGGCATCACTTTGCTGGCTGTGGCTCTGCTGGGATCCTGTTTCACACTCGCAGTTGCTCTGATATTTGTCCTTAAACGCCACACACCTTTAGTCAAAGCTAACAACTCGGAGCTCAGTTTCCTCATTCTTAGCTCACTGTGgctttgttttttgtgtgcACTAGCATTTATTGGGCAGCCCACATCCTGGTCATGTGGGCTTCGCCACACTGCATTTGGTATTGCATTCTCCCTCTGTCTGTCCTGCATCCTTGGAAAGACTATGGTGGTACTCATGGCTTTCAGAGCCACACTACCTGGCACTAATGTCATGAAATGGTTCGGCCCTCTACAGCAGCGTGGCATTATCTTCTTATGCACAGCTGTGCAGTTGGTGATTTGCTGCACATGGCTGAGTGTGGCACCTCCTGTCCCACGTAAGCTCATGACTCGTGAAACTGCCCGGATTATTCTTTTGTGTGATGTGGGCTCTCCACTGGCCTTCTCCCTGGTGCTAGGCTACATCGGCCTGCTTGCAGCTGTCTGCTTCCTGCTGGCCTTCTTTGCTCGAAAGCTCCCAGATAATTTCAATGAGGCTAAATTCATTACTTTCAGCATGCTGATCTTCTGTGCCGTGTGGATTGCATTTGTGCCGGCGTACGTCAGCTCACCGGGGAAGTACACTGTGGCCGTGGAGATTTTTGCCATTCTGGCCTCCAGTTATGGCCTGCTGCTGTGTATATTCACCCCAAAATGTTACATCATTCTGCTTAAACCTGAGAAAAATACAAAGAGATATTTGATGTCCAAATCTAATTCAGAAAGGAAATATTGA